The following DNA comes from Chitinophaga nivalis.
TCAGCTCCTTGATAATTTCATAGCAGCTTTGCCCGGTTTCCCGGTCAATGAGTTTCATCAATACTTTCCCCTGGTATATGGAGAGGTTCTGTAGCTTATCTCCAAATTGTGCTTTCAGTTCTTTTTCCTTGGAGGCCAGGAATTCTTTCCGCTCTCTTTTTCCGGACATGGCAGCCAGGCGGCCGTTCACATCTTTCAACACCCGCGCGGCCGACTTGGCATAGGGATAGGTAACGTAAACGGCATTACGCAAACGGCTCCAGCGTTCCCGCTCCTTACGGAGCGCTCTGGGCATCTTTTCCACTACATCCACAATGGCAAGGGTGATCACCGGAATGGTATCATTGCCCACTACAATGGCATGTAACGGAATCACATCCGCACCATGTGCCTCCTGCGCCTTTGCTTGCCGGTGGCACAGTGAAGCGCCCAGCATGAAAAAGATAAACGCAATGTACTTCAGGCGATGCATATGTTTTTTAACGTTATTTAGCCATTCAATATTACCACAAGTTAAAAAAGATTTTGAGACGTGGCGTTAACAAAATCGTTCTATTGTACTGGTATCATCTTCAGCTTTTCCTGTGCAAAAGCATTCACTGTCCTTTCTACCGCAGGGATGTCTTTGGAGATGAGTGAGCTCCCCAGTACATGCCCTCCGGCGCCTGGTATCGGCACGGCTATTTTCAGACTGTCGGGTGTACCCAACTGCTGTGTCATTTGCAAAATAGCAGATACCCGTACCGTAGGATCCTGATGCTGCGCATCTTTATAATAATACATGTTCAATACCGGCTGATGTATCTTGTTGAAAGTGGCGGCATGCATACCTGCCTCCAGCAGGTTTTGCAGCTGCACGACGGCCTCCAGACGATAATCACTATTCCAGTACTGTGCCCGCACCGGATCTTCTTCTCTTGTTTGCCGGAAATCCCCTTTACTGACCAGCCGGGCCAGTTGCAGCCCCCAATGGTCATTGACCAGGAAGGCCAGTTTATCATTGATGGCGATATTGGGCGACATATTGATCAGGGCATACACATCGTTGGGATAGGCAGCAGCCAGCATCAATCCCAGGGTACCACCCGTAGACGTTGTCATCAGAATAACTTTATCTCCCAATGCTTTGCCAACACTCAACGCAGCTTCTGCATCTTTCCACAAACCGGCGGCCGTCATGTGCAACAAGGGATCGGAAGTATCAATGCCATGCCCGTCGAGGCGCGACAAATAAAGGTTACAACCAAAACGGCGGGCAAAATCAAGATGTACCGGATCTCCTTCCTTCTGGCTGGCAGAAAATCCATGCAGGTATACCACTGCATAGGGGGTTTTCCGATGCGTAGTATCATGCCAGATGATACGGGCTTCATTGTCGGGTTTCAGCCGGTGCGCAGCTTCCCGCTGCTGCACATACTGCATCAATGCGCCTGCCTCCTGCGGTACCGGCGGCAAGTTATGATCAAAAACAGGAGATGCCGGCGCAGGGCCTGAAAAATATATCACTGCCAACACCGCAATAATGAGCAGGGATATACGCAACCACCGTTGTTTCATAAGCATATTAATAATTAGGATAAATCTACAGAAGATTTTTCAAACCGGGCCATTAAGAAAGGATTACGTATCAACATCCGTAAATGCACCGGGGAGAAGACAACAGCGGATCTGCTCCGCGTATGTCTTCTCCCCGGTATTTTATAAACAGGTACTGTTATAAGTGATGGTCTAGCGTCTTCTGGTGCGCTGGTAAATACTCATACCGGTACCTACTACTGTAATGATAATACCCAGCCACAATACATTGATATAAGGGAATACCAATGCTTTCATTACTACGTAATCATTGTAGGAAGCGGCTTCTTTTACTTTCAGCTCTATTTTGTTCTCCGCAGGCATAATTTTGGTGAAACGTACATTCAGGGCCAGCGGCGCCAATGTATCTTCCACACTGTACTGGTAGCTGCTGTCGCGGATGAAGTAAATCGGCTGCAGTTTGAAGTGATCATCAGTCTGGGTATATACTTCCAGTTCTGCTCCTACAGCCAGATCGCCTTGTTGCGGTGCATAGTTGCGGCCTTGCGGTTTAGGATTCAGTCCTTTCAGCACAATAAATCCTTTGGAGAAGAATACAGAGTCACCCTGTTTAATCACGTGTGTAGTATACTCAGTGGTATCTGCCTTTGCCTGTTCTTCCTTATTCGGTGCGGCCGACACATAGGTGAAGATATCCTTCGTCAGATAGTGCCGGGATGCCGGGTTGGAAGAAATGGCATTTTCTTTCTTATTGACAAAAGCATCCGGATAAAGCGTAAATTTCTCCAGTACTTCACCGGTAGTTTTATCTTTTCTCTCGTAATGCATCACGTAGTACGTTTTCGGATCGCCGGGAGCAATAGAGTCGCCCTTATAGGTGACATGATAATCGCCCATCTGTACCTGTACGTCCTTCGGCAGCATGATATTCTCCCGTGGGTTTTGTTTACTCTCCTTCCGGAAGAAACCATCATTCAGCATCTTCATACGATCAATGGAAATGACTTCCATTTTGGCAGAGGATAAAAGGACCCCTAACAACACCATACCAAAGCCGATATGCGCCACAGAAGCACCGGCAGATTTCACTTTACCTTTCAGTCCTATGATAATGTAGGAAAAGTTTCCTACGATGGCATAGATACTGGCAAACAGCATCAGGTAGATGGCAGTCAGGAAGCCGGCGCCATAAGTGGTATAGTTGATGCTTCCTTTCCAGGCAATCAATCCTGTAAATAATAAGGATACAACGGTAGGCAGCAGCAGCTTTTTCGTCAGCTGGCCACGAGGCGTATCTTTATATTTCATGAACTGTACCACCGCTGTTAATACGCCTACCACAATGGCAATCCAGATCTGGATTTTGTTATAGTGGAATATACTGTCTGATGGCGGTGCAATATCATCTAACTTAAACAGGGCTTTCAGTCCTGTCAGATCCAGCAATTTATTCCATACCGGAATGGAGGTAGTGAAGGTAATCTGTATGGCTGCAATCAGCAGAATCAGGGAACCTACAAACAGCCAGAACTCACGGGAGTAGCTGCTTTCCTCTTTATTCACAGAAGGAATTTCTTTTCTGCGTACAATCAATAATATGATAGAAGGTACGGTAAATACCAGCATCGCAATCAGCAACTGCGCACTCATACCCATATCGGTAAAGGAGTGAACAGAGGTGTCACCCAATACACCGCTCTTTGTCAGGAAAGAGGAGTACAGAATGAGGATGTAGGATATAAAGAAAAAGAAGATGGTAGATTTCAACGCATGACCGGTGTGCTTATAGGCCAGCAGCGTGTGTACCCCTGCAACCAGCGTAAGCCAGGGTACCAGCGAGGCATTTTCCACCGGATCCCACGCCCAGTAACCGCCGAAGTTCAGGGATTCATAAGCCCAGGCCGCACCCATCATGATACCGGTACCCAGCAGCATCACGGCAAACAGGGCCCATGGTAATACCGGTTTCACCCAGCCCGTGTAATCGCGGGTCCAGATGCCGGCAAAGGCAAACGCAAACGGAATAATCATAGAAGCAAAACCCAGGAACAATACCGGCGGGTGAATAACCATCCAGTAGTTTTGCAGGGTAACGTTCAAACCATTTCCGTCATGAATATGGGTGAGATAATCGGCCTGTTGGAAGATAGGAGCCGCCTGGTTTTCCTGCGCTTCTCTCAGCAACATAAACGGATTGCTACCCACTTTATAACCCAGTATAAAGATACCCAGCAGCATGCTGGCCATAATTACCTGTGCGAGGGAGAAAACGGTCATCACTGATGCTTCCCATTTTTTGGCCGTACGGATCAGAATGAGCCCCAGAATACTGTTCCAGATACTCCAGAGCAGGAAGCTTCCTTCCTGATCAGACCAGAGACTGGACAACAGGTATTGAATGGGCAGATCGCGGGATGTATTACGCCACGCGTATTTGTATTCAAAATAGTGGTTATAGAGTACAAAATACAGACAGGAGAAAATGGCAATCACGGCAGCGGATTGAATCGCAAATGCCCAGCGCGCAAGCTTTCTCCAGGATTCCTGTACAGCAGGTTCTTTTATCTTAACAACATTATAATAAGCCACGGTGGCTACTATGGATGCTACAAATGCCAGTATGGCAAAGAAGTGGCCCAACTGGCCCGGTAATAAGTGTTCCCCTACAAACTTCATGAGAGACGGATCGATTTAGGGATTTATTTATTTGGTTATACAGCTATATAACAACATACCGCTGCTAACTAAAAAAGTAAATCAATAATATATTATAATTGTTTGGTACTCATCGCTACCTGGTCGTCTTTGTATTTAGACGGACATTTCATGAGTATTTTGCTGCAATGGAATTCATTTCCTTCCATTTTTCCCGTAAGAACTACGGATTCAGCTTTTTCAAAGTCAGTAGGTTTGGCGCCATAGAAAATCACACGTCGTGTTTCTCCGGCTTTATCATGTACGTAGAAGCTAAACAGATTGGCGTCTTTCATTGGGTCGTAGCTCATCGCCTGTAAGGTATCCAGTTTGCCTATGACATGGAACTCCTTACCTTCTTTCTCCCGGGCGGTGGCAAATGTTTCATAGGTACTGAAATCACCTACCATTGTAACGATTACACCTATCGCTACAGCAATAACCACCAGCAGAATAATATTTGTTTTTTTCATATGAAAATTATCTTCCCTATTGTTTGACACAAGCAACAAATCCCCGTCCCGAACGCGTTTCACAGCCTTTCTGTTTCGCCTGTATTTATCTCCTTCCAATTAACCGGGCAAAATTAAGTCAAAAATGACCTTCTTCCGACATTTTTTATTTAAAAGGCAATTCTTTTTATGATAGAGTCGCTGTAAGTAAACATAATACTATCTTTGCGGCGAAAATAGAAAAGTAAGTTTTTTAATCATGGCTGATTTATCTCAATTTGACCCTAACTCAGTAGGTCTGTTGTCGAACAATGTTTTTGGTTTACCTTTTTCCGAAGAAGATGCTAAACTCGTGTTGCTGCCTGTTCCCTGGGAAGTAACCGTGTCCTATAGCAATGGTACGGCACGTGGTCCGGAGCACATTTTCAAAGCATCCCTGCAGGTAGACCTGTACGATGCGGATGTTAAAGATGGCTGGAAACAAGGTTTTTATATGCGCGAGCCGGACAAGCACCTGTTGCTGCGCAGCGATTACCTGCGGAAAGAAGCAGAACTGTACCTGAAATTCCTGACAGAAGGGGGAGATATCTCTGAGAATGAATTCCTGAAAAAAACACTGGTAGACGTTAACAACGGTACCCGTGCCATGAACGAATGGGTATATACCCAAACCAAAGCTTTACTCGAAAAAGGTAAGCTGGTAGGTCTGGTAGGTGGTGACCACAGCACCCCGCTTGGTTTTTTTAAAGCAATCGGAGAGCACAAAGGTGATTATGGTATCTTACAGATAGATGCCCATTGCGACCTGCGCGACGGCTACGAAGGCTTCAAGTATTCCCACGCCTCCATCATGTACAACGCCCTGGCGGAAGTACCTCAGCTGACCAAACTGGTACAGGTAGGTATCCGCGACTATTGCGAAGAAGAGGCAGACTATATCCGCAACAGCAATGGCCGCGTGGAAACCTTCTTCGATAAAGACATCAAAGAAAGACAATTTGAAGGGGAAACCTGGAAATCCATATGCGACAGCATTGTTGCCACCCTGCCCCAGCAGGTGTTCATCAGTTTTGACATCGACGGCCTGGACCCAAAACTGTGTCCGCATACCGGTACACCGGTAGCCGGTGGTTTTGAAGCAGAACAGATCTATTACCTGTTCAAACAGGTATTGGCCAGCGGCCGCCAGCTGATCGGGTTTGACCTGAATGAGGTGAGTGCTTCTCACGACGACTGGGATGCCAACGTAGGCGCCCGTGTACTGTTCAAGCTCTGCAACCTGTTGGTAAGCGCTAATTCCTAATCAGCCCGTTTATTACATGTATAATCTGCGTATCATACATCCCGGTACCGCCAGCAGACTCCGGTTGTTGCCGGTCATGCACGGTCTTACCGGGATCTTATTCCTGTTCAATGCGATCGGTATTTACCGCAGTCCGCAGCCCAACTGGTTCCTGGTATTGTTTTTCCTGGTGCTGGGCGCTGCCTGCCTGGCCTTTCCGTTCACCATTAAAAAGTTCCGGAAATTCACTGAAATAAACACCATTGCCAGGATCATACAGGCATTTATATGCCTGACCGGCAGTTTATACTTCCTGTCGCATCTGCAG
Coding sequences within:
- a CDS encoding DUF4294 domain-containing protein; the encoded protein is MHRLKYIAFIFFMLGASLCHRQAKAQEAHGADVIPLHAIVVGNDTIPVITLAIVDVVEKMPRALRKERERWSRLRNAVYVTYPYAKSAARVLKDVNGRLAAMSGKRERKEFLASKEKELKAQFGDKLQNLSIYQGKVLMKLIDRETGQSCYEIIKELKGGFNARIWQTVAFFFGGNLKSGYDKQEDQDIEVIVQELELYQQFRAYN
- a CDS encoding alpha/beta hydrolase, with protein sequence MKQRWLRISLLIIAVLAVIYFSGPAPASPVFDHNLPPVPQEAGALMQYVQQREAAHRLKPDNEARIIWHDTTHRKTPYAVVYLHGFSASQKEGDPVHLDFARRFGCNLYLSRLDGHGIDTSDPLLHMTAAGLWKDAEAALSVGKALGDKVILMTTSTGGTLGLMLAAAYPNDVYALINMSPNIAINDKLAFLVNDHWGLQLARLVSKGDFRQTREEDPVRAQYWNSDYRLEAVVQLQNLLEAGMHAATFNKIHQPVLNMYYYKDAQHQDPTVRVSAILQMTQQLGTPDSLKIAVPIPGAGGHVLGSSLISKDIPAVERTVNAFAQEKLKMIPVQ
- the ccsA gene encoding cytochrome c biogenesis protein CcsA: MKFVGEHLLPGQLGHFFAILAFVASIVATVAYYNVVKIKEPAVQESWRKLARWAFAIQSAAVIAIFSCLYFVLYNHYFEYKYAWRNTSRDLPIQYLLSSLWSDQEGSFLLWSIWNSILGLILIRTAKKWEASVMTVFSLAQVIMASMLLGIFILGYKVGSNPFMLLREAQENQAAPIFQQADYLTHIHDGNGLNVTLQNYWMVIHPPVLFLGFASMIIPFAFAFAGIWTRDYTGWVKPVLPWALFAVMLLGTGIMMGAAWAYESLNFGGYWAWDPVENASLVPWLTLVAGVHTLLAYKHTGHALKSTIFFFFISYILILYSSFLTKSGVLGDTSVHSFTDMGMSAQLLIAMLVFTVPSIILLIVRRKEIPSVNKEESSYSREFWLFVGSLILLIAAIQITFTTSIPVWNKLLDLTGLKALFKLDDIAPPSDSIFHYNKIQIWIAIVVGVLTAVVQFMKYKDTPRGQLTKKLLLPTVVSLLFTGLIAWKGSINYTTYGAGFLTAIYLMLFASIYAIVGNFSYIIIGLKGKVKSAGASVAHIGFGMVLLGVLLSSAKMEVISIDRMKMLNDGFFRKESKQNPRENIMLPKDVQVQMGDYHVTYKGDSIAPGDPKTYYVMHYERKDKTTGEVLEKFTLYPDAFVNKKENAISSNPASRHYLTKDIFTYVSAAPNKEEQAKADTTEYTTHVIKQGDSVFFSKGFIVLKGLNPKPQGRNYAPQQGDLAVGAELEVYTQTDDHFKLQPIYFIRDSSYQYSVEDTLAPLALNVRFTKIMPAENKIELKVKEAASYNDYVVMKALVFPYINVLWLGIIITVVGTGMSIYQRTRRR
- a CDS encoding cytochrome c maturation protein CcmE; the protein is MKKTNIILLVVIAVAIGVIVTMVGDFSTYETFATAREKEGKEFHVIGKLDTLQAMSYDPMKDANLFSFYVHDKAGETRRVIFYGAKPTDFEKAESVVLTGKMEGNEFHCSKILMKCPSKYKDDQVAMSTKQL
- a CDS encoding agmatinase family protein produces the protein MADLSQFDPNSVGLLSNNVFGLPFSEEDAKLVLLPVPWEVTVSYSNGTARGPEHIFKASLQVDLYDADVKDGWKQGFYMREPDKHLLLRSDYLRKEAELYLKFLTEGGDISENEFLKKTLVDVNNGTRAMNEWVYTQTKALLEKGKLVGLVGGDHSTPLGFFKAIGEHKGDYGILQIDAHCDLRDGYEGFKYSHASIMYNALAEVPQLTKLVQVGIRDYCEEEADYIRNSNGRVETFFDKDIKERQFEGETWKSICDSIVATLPQQVFISFDIDGLDPKLCPHTGTPVAGGFEAEQIYYLFKQVLASGRQLIGFDLNEVSASHDDWDANVGARVLFKLCNLLVSANS